The DNA region CTGCCCTGAACGCAGGACCTCAGCCGTCGCGCGCAGGTCTTCTTCGTCGATTGCAGGTCGTGAATGGGGAATGATGATCGCCACAATGGTCATACGCCGATATTAATAAACAATCGCAGCGGAACAAAGCCTTCTGCGTTTTTCACCCGGCCCTGGATGCCACGAAAATGCGCTCCGGCCCGAATCACATCTACGATACTCAGGCCTTCGATGTTGGTCTTTTTCACCTGCGAGACATGGGCCTCGATCGATTTCACCTTCGCCTCGACCACTTGGTCAATATCGACGAAGACGGTCGGAGAAAAATTCTGGGTGGTCGGCCCTTCGTAGAACAGCACATTCTTGGTGTAGCGGGTCGCGGTGATCGTACTCATCGCCAAATGCCGATGGTCCTGATGGGTATCGTCGTGATAGTGCGAGAAAATGAAATGCGGCTGCACTTCCTGCACCACCTGCTCGATTTTCTGAATCACGTCCAGCCCCATCGGCACCGCCGTGTCCTTGTATCCACCCCAATAAATCTTTTCGACGCCCAATTGTTTCGCCGATCGTGCCTGCTCGCGTTTGCGTATGCCGCTCGCGCCCCCCTTATCGCCGGAGGTCATCACCAGGAGAAAGATGCGATGTCCCTTTTGCGCATACTTGAGCAACGTACCTCCGCACCCTGCCTCGATATCGTCCGGATGCGCGCCAATGGCCAGAATCCGCATCGGCACTCTACGCTCAGTTGCCATCCCATCCTCCTCGATTACCAGGATGCTCAAACAGTCTGCCAGCTTCGTGCTCGCCTCGAACGCATCCTCAACGTAGCCCTGAGGCTACGCCTCCGGCGCGTTCGTCGGCTGCGGCCTTGCTGGACAGCCTGTTTGAACATCCTACATGACTATATCGATCTCACCAATCGCAGCCACTCCATTGTTCGATGAACATCGTGCCACAACAGTTTTCCTGCCGACTCTTACTGCTTTGTCACCGCATTGACGTTCTGCCCAGCCTGCGCTTCGCGCAATCGCGTCAGCGCCTCCGGCCCGCAACAACACAACAGATCGATCGCCGACATCGCCGGCATAAACGGTTCGTAGACTTGTCCATACAGCGGATGCTGGAACCGTTGCATCTCTAACGTCAACCCGGACGATTCAAACCGAGGCACGTCCAGATAGGCATCCCCGCCGGGGCCCGACAGATAGACCGATGCGCCAACGGCATGGCACAGATCGATTAATCGATCGGTAGGCTCTTCACGCGCCTCCCACTCCGACGCGCACCGAACGGGCGTCGTAATCCCGAAGGCCCCCAGCAACCAGCGGATGACCGCAAGATTCACGTCATGCAGCCGTTCCCATGGGGCCTCATAGAGGCTGCGCAACTCCGGCAGATAGCGGTCACGAAACGGCGCCTTCGCATAATGGATCTCGAGCGCCCGCAGATGTTGAGCCCGCCAGTTCACCGTCTGATTAATCCGCACATCCTTCACCAATTGGCCGAAGCGATGGATCACCGGCACCGTAATCCATTGGCACCCGTCTGCCGTTCTGATCCGATTGCGATTCTGCCATTCATTTTTTTTGAACTGCACCGTGTCTAGTGCGATAAACAGATCCGCCTGATCGATCTTGTCCAGATACCCCAGCCAGGGCAAAAACTGCGGTTGATGAATGGTGACGCGCATAAGCTCAGTGATCCGTGATGCGTGATGGGTGATGAGTACGGAAATGCGAAGATTCTCTCTTGTACCCTAGTCGTCTCGCATCACTCATCACCGATCACCCATCACTTCCCCACAAAAATCGGGTTACTCAACAGTTCTCCGCTACCGGTGATCTCGACACGATAGGTCATCCGCTCTGCTGTCGGCATGGTGGGGTCCGGCCAATCGGCGAGAAAAGGCGTCTCTCCTGCCAATTGCGCCACGACCTGCCCGGAACGAATCAGCCGCACCTTCACAGGATGGCGTCCGTGATCGGCCGCAGAAATCGAGAGATGGACCGTCAGATCGCGAGCGCCGACTGGATCCAGACGCTCACCCATTGAGGCCGATCTCGCTCCGTCCTGACAGAAAACTCGAAACTCATCCAACCGAAGCTGGACATGGCGATCTCCCTCACCCACTGCATATGCACGACCTGCACTCAGCGCCTCCAGCACCGCTGGCACCGTTCGTTCCTTCACCGACAGGACCGTGACCAGACGATGCAGGTCCTTCCCGGCATCCTTCATTCCATGAAACGCCAACTCCCCGATCAATACCGGAACCGGACGCTGCGCATCTACCGGCACTTGAAGCAACCGATCCCAGAGTTCACCAGGCCTATTGAGGGTTCGTTCGTCCTGATAGAGCCCGCCGAAACCGGTATACCCGGTCGTCCGCAGCAACGATTCCGGGTGAGCCTCCGTCTTGACGGTGACCGTTCCCAATGGCCCGAATCCATACTCGTGAAAATCGCGCGCTTCCGTCATCGACCAGAACGACAGTCCGCCCTTGTTCGCCACATCATCAATGAGAGCCTGATAGGGACGATACCCCAGCCCTGCGTCATAGGAACTAAACGCCGGCTGACTCAACGGCCAGGCATTGGCCACCAGCGCCACCGCCAAGACGATCAAGACCACGGAAGCCATTCGCCGTGGGGATCGCCGGTCAGCCGCAGACCGGAAGGGCCTCCAGAGCCAGACGGCGGGAACGACCAACAAGATCGGCGCGCCATTTACCGCCCCTCGCCAATCGAAGCTGTAGGATCCAGGGTTTCCACTGGCAGGAAGGGACCGGTATTCCTCCGGCTTGGTCAAGCCGAGCACCAGGAGGTTGCGCTGCGCATTGTGCATCGTCAGCGTCCGTTCAACGAGAGAACCGGTCCAATAGTAATATGGCGCGACTTCAACCCCAGGCACAATGATGAGTCTCGGATGACGGCGCTGCGAGGCTGCAATCTCATCGAGATACCGTTCAATCCCATACTCCAGCACGGAGGGAACAGTGACTCGCTGTTTCAGGATACCCCGCAAAGGCCAGAGTCCATACTCATATCGCAGCGAGAAATTATCGGTCAGTATCAGGACATCCAGGCCGAGCTGCTCCGCCCTTACAGCCAAGGCCTCGACCGTCATATCGCCGGTACTGGCGGTGCTATGGACATGGAGCGTAGCCAATAGTTGTAGGCGCTCGTCCGACGCTGCGACATGCCCGACCATGCCACATAGTACAATCGCCAGCGCCATCAACGGCAGCATCAACCGCACGACCCATCGCTTCTGTCTCTCTCGCTTACCCATGAACCGTGAGCGCCTCGGCAAAGATAGATTCGATGGCATGGACCATGGAGCGCGATCCATATCGGCTATCCACGCTACGGCTCGCTGCGACGCCCAACTGCCTGGCCCACTCCGGTCGCTCGAGCATCCGCCGTAACGCCCCTGCCAATGCACCGGCATCGCCTGGCGAGACCAGCAAGCCGGTTCGTTCGTGATCGACCACGGTCGGAATACCGCCGACGCGTGAAGCAATCACCGGAAGTCCAGATGCCATGGCTTCGATCAACGCACGGCCCATCCCTTCATTCAGCGAGGGTAAGACAAACAGGTCCATCCCCGCGAGGCAGATATCGACATCCTCCCTGTGACCGAGGAGATGTACGGCATCGCGGATACCGAGCGATTCTGCCTGCTGTAACAATGCGTCCTGCCGACCCCCACTCCCGACGATCACGAGGTGAAGAGAGGGGAAATCCTGTTTCAATGCAGCGATGGCTTCGATCAGATGTTCGTGGCCTTTAATATCGGTGAGCCACCCGACCGACCCGACGACCAATGCATCCGCGGGGCAACCGAACCAGTCCGGCTGTTGTTTCCCGTGAGCCCTCGCCTGTCCGAACTTCTCACGATCGATCCCGCTCGGCACGACAGCGAATCGGTCAGCCCTGCCGACTGTACGATCGAGGTGGTCCTGCCGCTCCGCGTCCGTCAATGCGATCAGACGGTCTGTGATCAGGCTCAACCCTCGTTCGATCTGCAGAAACAACCATGACCGGAAGGGACCGAAATGGCCGTAGAACACATGGCCATGCGGCGTATGGACGATGACTGGCACCCTCGCCAACCAAGCTGCCATTCGTCCCACCACGCCGGCCTTCGACGTATGGGTATGGACCAATGCCGGCTGCTCTCGCCGGAAGAGGCCGATCAATTGCCACAAGGCCTGAAGATCTTTCAGCGGGTGAACGGCTCGCGTCAGGGAAGGCAGCAGCAGCCAACGAACTCCGGCCTGATCGAGTCTCCGGCAATTCTCCTCTGTCGCAGCCTGTCCACCTTGCGCATCCCACGAACCCGGATAACCAGCCACCACCAGCGGCTCGAACTGCTCAGGATCATGACCGAGGGCCGTCAACATCGTATTCTGCGCAGACCCGCCATAGTCGAGGCGCGTGATTACATGGATCACCTTCCTCGCCCCAGTCACTTGTCCGGCTTTCGAACCAGCGGCAAAGAGACGATCCAACTGCGCCGTATGGGCTTCCCAATTGAAGCGCCGCTCCACGACCTCACGGCCTTTCTTCGAAAGGCGCTCCCGCTCACCAGGCTGCTCACGGAATCGCGTCAGCCATAATCGCAAGGTCGTTGCGAGAGACCCTCCATCTGTCCCTTCTGTCACCAACAACGGATCGACCGTACTCAATACTTCCGGAATCGCGCCAACTGGCGTCCCCATCACCGGAGTGCCGCAGGCCAGCGCTTCGACCGTCACCAGGCCGAACCCTTCGAGCTGCAGCGTCGGCATCACGACCAAGTCAGAGGCCTGGTAATACTTCGCCAACTGTTCCTCCGGCACAAACCCGAGCAACTGTACGGAGTCTTGCAATCCCTTGCTGCAAATCAGCTCCTCCAATCGCTGGCGGAGAGGGCCTTCCCCGCCGATCAAGAGGAGTAGGTTCCGCCGCTCCTCCCCGAGAAGCGTCATGGCTTCAATCAGATGTTCCAACCCCATGCGAGGGACCAGATTGCGCACCGTGAACAACACGGTACGGTTCTCGGGAATTTTCAGCTCTCGCCTGACCTCGGCCCGATCCTCTGCCGGATAGAACAGGGCAAGATCGGCTGCACCAGGGACCACCGTAATGTCCTTCGGCGCAATGCCATGAGCGGCTATGACCTGCCGTTTCATGAACTCGCTCAAGACCACCACATGATGACAGCGGCGCATCACCATTCGTTCAATCCACCGTCTGGCGCGCGCGCTCAGCTTCCGTCTGATCCGTTCCAATGTCGAAGGTGCCCGCTCCGCCCTCGTGAGGTATTCCTCATGCGCCAGCGAATGACAGACATAGACCCAGCGGCCGACCCTGCGATAGCGAGACAAGATCGGACCGAGACCAGCCAACGATTGATGGATGACCCCGACATCGATAGGACCGGTCTGCCCCATCACATCGAAGGCGCGCAGGGAATTCTGTACCGACGACCAGACAAAGGCCGGCTCGCTGGTTCTGGTCACGGGATAGCGCCGTTCAGTCACGTTGCCGATCGAGCATGTCGCCTCGGCAGACTCGCAGGGAGCCCGCACGATGACGCGCACCTGATGGCCCAGCTTGGCGAGACCTAACGACTGCTGGAGAAGGACTCGCTCGGCACCGCCGATCACCCGCTCGACCGTAACCTCTGAGAACAGAACGACGTTCATGCCGCGCCCACTCCCATCGTCTGGTTCGAAACAGGCTGCGCGACCTGCCGATGCCATAGTTCCAACACCATGAGCGCATAAATCTGATCGGTGAAATTCCGTCTCCCGCTCTGATGCTCAGCCAGCAACCACTGCACATAGGAAGGATCGACATAGCCTCGCCGGCGAATCGCCTCATCGGACAACAGATCCCGGCTCATCTCGCGAAGATCCTCCCGCAGCCATCGTCCAAGCGGTAGCATGAATCCTCGCTTCGGACCAGAGACGATGCTGCTCGGCAAGAGGTCTCGCAGGGCAGACCTCATGAATCCTTTCAGCTTCCATCCTTGCAGTCTCGTGGCAGCCGGCAAGGAACAGGCAAAGGCCAGCAGATGGTGGTCGCAAAACGGCACGCGAAGTTCAAGTGAATGGGCCATGCTCATCCGATCACCCATTCGCAACAGATCGTCCGGCAGATAGGTTTGCAGATCGACACCCATGGCTCGATCGGCCGGCTCATCAGACGGCCATTGATCGAAGAGACGCCCGAGATTGTGGAGCGCCGAGCGATCGGCGACGGCCATACGCAGTCCATCGGCCAACAATGGTCCATCCCATCCGGCTGGTTGAAACGTCGTCCAGCGGAGATATTGCTCATGGAGGGGACGGTTGCCATCGAGCAGAAACCGTTTGATGCGGCCGAGCGCATTGCGGCTCCCTGAACCGTCAGATAGAGACTCTGCTCGGGCGGCGAACCAAGTACGCATCGCCACGGGAAGCGCGGCATACTGAGCTGCCGCACGTATCCCGAGATAGCGGGGATACCCGCCGAAGAGTTCATCCCCGCCGATACCGGACAGCGCGACCGTCACAGACTGCCTGGCCACCTCGGACACCAGATAGGTGGGGATGGCGGACGAGTCGGCGAATGGCTCCCCCATACCGGCCACGACACGAGGCAACAGCGAGACCGCATCCGGACGCAACAGGGCTTCCGTATGGTCGGTCCCGAAATGCGTCGCAAGGAGCCTGGCGGCCTTGAGCTCATTGTACGATTGGTCTTCCGGCGCCTCGTACCCGATCGAAAACGTTTTGATTGATCCAGGAATGACCTCGCGCATACAGGCCAGGATCGACGCGGAATCCAGCCCACCAGAGAGAAACAAGCCGAGCGGGACGTCGCTGATCAAGTGGGCCTGTACAGAGTCACGGAGCATGCTCCGAAATTGCTCCCGCTGGTCGCCCTGCTGAAACTCGACCTGGCGAAGGACCTCTTCCTCGGGACGGTAATAGCGCCAGAACTCCAACCGGCCCCGCACAATCTTGAGGGCCTCGCCCGGCCGGAGCTGATAGACCCCTTCCACCAGCGTATCGGGGCCAGGCACATAGAGCAGCGACAGGAAATCTGCGATGGCCTGCGGACGAATCCTCCAATCCGGCAGACCTTCCAACAGCGATGGGAGCTCCGACGAAAAGAGCACGCGATGAGCCGCGCCGGCATGCCCCGGTTGAACGGAGTAGTAGAGCGGTTTGATCCCCAAGCGATCGCGGACCAATAAAACGAGCTCCCGCTCTCGATCCCAGATGGCATAGGCGAACATGCCGCGCAGCCGATAGACCCCCTCTGGCCCCTCCTCTTCATAGAGATGCACCAGCACTTCGGTGTCACAATCGGACTGAAAGCGATGGCCTTTCCGGATCAACTCCTCGCGAAGTTCGCGATAGTTGTAGATCTCCCCGTTTAAAACCGCCCAGACAGAGCCGCTCTCGTTGCGAACCGGTTGATGGCCGCCGCGCGGATCGATCACTCGTAATCGCCGCGCACCCAGTGCGACGCCTGCGGCAGAATGCATCCCCTCATCGTCAGGCCCACGATGGATCAGGCGGGCAAGCATCCGCTCAAGCAGGACCGGATCGTTATCGCCCACAAGGCCACAAATACCGCACATGAAATGAGGACCCCCATGAAACGTGGCTACCGATTCTTCTCCATCACGGCTCGCTCCCGCCGGTCGTACTCGTCCCTCTCTTTTTGGTGCCGCGGCGAGACCTCCTGAGGCGGCACATCGACAGGCTCGTACCGCATATGTTTGGCAGACCCCACCGAGGTGAACATCGAGCGCACCGTGAGTGCAGCCAAGGCACCAAGCAGGCACAGTGCCACCAGCAGCCCCACAAATCTAAGTGCGCGTCTCCCTCGGAGGCTGAACCAATGAGATTGACTCATGACAATCCCTCGTTCCGCCTGGCAATGAGCTCAAATGACGGAGCCCAGACCACACGCCCGCCTGTCACCCTGTAGAGCAACTCCGCACAGGACCAGAACGCGGCCGCACCGATCCGCCACTTGAGGCGGCTCATCCAGGGATTCGCGGGAGTGAGCGGCCCTCGGCTCGGAACTGAGTTATGGATCGCGATCGTCTCCAATCCAATCCCCTGCAACAGCGAACGGAGGGCCTCTGGCGAATAGAGAAAGAGATGAAAGGCTTGATCGTAGCGCGATCCAACCCACCGAGCCGGTGTCCGCATCGGAAGGTGGAAGGCCCCGTTGGTCGCTCTGATCACCACGAGACCGGATGGCGCCAAGGCACCAGCGACCTGCCGGAGGACAGTCGCCGGACTCGCGACCGTCTCCAACACGTTCACCAACGAGATGACATCGAACGGTTCGCACTCACCGATCCGCTCCAAAGAGTCTGGAGGCAACACCGTCACACCACGACGAACCGCGCGCGCAGCGGCCCGCTTCGACAACTCCAGTCCGTAACAGCTCCATCCCGCAGACTGACAGAGGAGGAGGAATGCGCCATCCCCACAACCGACATCGAGCAGCCGCCCGGGCGGCTGCCGGTACTGGGCAAGACGACGCGCGACACTCTCGAACACCGGGTCGCGATCCGACGAGGCCTCGATCTCGCCATAGGCTTCGTCGTAGTCTTCGCGGTAGAACTCCTCAACTTTTGTGGTCAACGGCCGAGGATTCAGAAACACCAACTCACAGTCTGGGCAACGGACATACCGTCTGGTCGGCGTCTGAAACACCTTGATCGGTAGGACCTGGCTCCCACAGGGACAGGAGATCTGTTCTGTCTCCGGCATGACTGCCGTCTTCACGCGATCACCTGCCTCTGGACCGATAACGGCCCGCCCGCGTCTTGCACTGCCGCATCGAAGATGGCCGTCGTATTCGCTACCATGCGATCCGCCGTGAACTGCTCTCGTACCACCGTTCGTCCCGCGGCTCCCATCCTCGATGCCGCGACCGGATCGCTCAACAATGCTTGTATGGCCCGCGCAAGCGCCTGATGGTCTCGCGCAGGCACAAGGAGCCCCGTCTTCCCGTTTTCAATCAGCTCAGGAATACCGTTCACCATTGACGCAACGACGGGACAACCTATCGCCAGCGCTTCCAACAGCACAAAGGGAAACCCTTCAGAGATAGAGGGCAAGACGAACAGATCCGCCGAAGCCAGGATATCGGCGATGTCTGTACGGACCCCCACAAACAGGCAGGCCCGCTCGACACCCAGCTCTCTCGCCGTCCGCTGCAACGCGTCTTGTAATTCACCTTCTCCCACAAACAGGCAGCAGAGCTCCGGCCACCTGTTCAGCAGTCCTGGAAGCGCCTCCAGCAAATAGCGATGTCCCTTTGCTGCGGTCAACCGCGCGATCGTCACCAAGACTGGCCGCTGTCCCAGCCCTAACTCCCGTCTGATTTTCTGGCGATCCGGCTGTGCAGAAAAGTCCGAGGGGTCTATGCCGTTGTGGACCACTTGCACCTTCGCCACCGCGGCCGAACATTCGTCGATCAAATCACGGCGAGTGGCGTCCGAGACGCAGATGACCCGTTGGACCAGTGCGAGCGTCAGGCGAAGTGCTGCCGCATAGACCCATCGTGTGAAGACAGAAACTTCATAGTCTTTCAGTGAATTATGAACGGTTGAAATAATGACTGGGACGCCGGCCAGACGTCCCGCAATCCGCCCATAAAAGTTTGACCGGGCACCATGCGTCTGGAGAATGGTCACTCGTTCCTGAACCAACAACCGACTCAACCGCCAGAGGGCAAAAGGATTGAACAAGGGCGCCAGGTGCACGAGGTGAGTCTCCACGCCTCGCGCTTCCATCCGCCCTATAAACGAACCGGGCTCTGGACAAATCAACAGCGATCGATACCGCGTGCGGTCGAGTCGCTCAAAGAGTAGTTCTAGATATCGCTCACCGCCTCCATACGCCGCGGACCCGGCCAGTTCTGCCACCACGACCGGCATCAGGGTTTTCTCCCCAGGATCAACAGACTCCCGCGCAAATGCGGAACAAGATAAAACGGCAGCTTGGTCCAGTCGATCGCGCTCTGGCGGGCGGTCTGTTGGCAATCCTGCGTGTCTTCGCCCAAGAAAAACCTTGAGAGCGCGATCTCGAATCCGACGTGACGCAGCATCTCCGCCAGTTCATGCATCGCATATTCCCGCGCATGCGGTCGCCACTCATCGTTGGGATCGTTGTACCCGGGAGGAGCCAGCCGATCGTTGGGTGATCGGCCGACCAGCAGCTTGAAAATATTGCCGATGCGGGTGACATTCGGGGTGGTGATCACCACATGCCCACCGGGCTTCAGCAATCTGTAGGCTTCCGTCATCAAATGAAACGGCGATATCAGATGTTCGACGATCTCCAGGGCAAAGACGAGCTGTGCGGAAGAGTCCGGCAGCGGGACCGTCTCCTGGTACCCTTTCGACGTGAACTGTTGCCCGGCAGGATCGAGATTCACGGTGAGAATCTCTACATCGGCATCCTGCTTCATGAATTGCACAAACTCCGGACTCGCCATCAAACCGGCGCCGAACAGCCGCGCCGTCTTCGTCGGCTGAATCCCCCGCAAGAGGCGCAAGAGACTGCCTGGGAAGGGACCGAAATCCACAATCGTCTGAGGGCCTTCAGGAAGACGCTGCAACCCGCTTCGTAGCGCCACATGAAGGCGGTCGCGAGATTTCAAGGCATGATTCATCGGGGTCGTGAAACGCGCGTCTTCCGCGCCAAACGTTTCATACCGCGAGGGCTGGTACGCGCGCACCAGGCGATTGAACTGGCTTCTGGTAAGGTCATAACCCATTAGAATCACAGCCTCAGGAAAAGAGATTACCGATGGCGTCCAGACATTCTCGAGAGGCGAACGTGCGCCAATCCCGCCACCGACAGCACCATAAGGCACGGTAGCACAGGCAACGCATACCGGCCAGCTTCTACTGTGAATAGTACGTAGCCCGACATCAGGCCGATGGGGAACAGATAGAGGGGAAGAAGTTCCTGCCAGCGCGTTCGATGAGACCAGGCGCTCCAGACCGCCAACAGGACCAGACCAGGAATCAGGAGCAGTCGTTTCCCGACACTGTAACTAGCCACCAGCCAGCCTCGGTCTGCAACATCCTTACTGAGACTAGAGACAAATCCCTGATCTGAGTTGACCAGGTAGTAGGAATTCCCGATCCAGAAATCGAACATTCTGGTCAGCGTCAGCCAGAGGTATCGAACCGGCGCTTCTCTGATACGCGCCCAGCCCTTCTCCCGCAAGAGCTGATCGGTCGACACCTCGTACATCGCATAGGCATGAGGCAAGGGGGTAATCCCGGCGGTTTCCCAAATCTGCAACTCAGTCTCATTGGACATGGGCCAACTCCCTCGCGAGACGGGGTCACTGCCCATCCAGAGGCCGGCCCCGACTCCGGCAGACACGGGCATGACCGCATCGAACGTCAGATAGTTACGGATGGTCCAGGGCATCACGATCAGCAGACAGGCGAGCAGATACACCGTCGCAGAGCGGGTCTTGCATCCTATGGTCTCGGCTCCCCCATAGGCCAGCGCGACGACACCGATCCCCAGCAGCATCGCAGCCGGCTTACATAGCAGGCTCAGCCCGGCGAACATGCCCATGATGGCAAAGTGGCGGAGTCGTCTTGATTCGATCGAGACGATCGTCGCCCATAACCATGCGCTCATCAGCAATGTCAGCAGGCTCTCACTCCTGATCCGAGGATCGTAGGTCCAGTAGGTTGGATAGAGAAACATGACCGATGCCGCGATCGCACCGGTCCAAGAGCCAAACAGTCTCGTTCCCACCAGGTAGATACAGCTGCTTGTGCCGATGTCGAAGACGACATGCAGATAGGGCACCCAATCCGGTCTGTGACCGACCAGGTGATAGAACGCGGCTAAGACAGCGGGATAGAGAGGACCGACATGGGCCGACGGCGTGCTCCCATCCAGAGTGAACCGTCCAATCGATGCAAGATTCCAGGCCAAGGTATCGAACAGATCATCGACGGCATAACCCTGCCTTGGCGTATGGGAAATCATCCAGGCCCTGGCCAACAATCCCAGCAGACCGGCCAACAACAACAGCGCCGTGGGAGACCATCGTCCGGCTGATCGCGCGTCGTTGACCTGCGTCATTTCATGCAAATCCCGATGAGATTCGTATCGCTGGCGACGCCTTCCGTATACTCGATATCTTCCGGAGTCAGGGCTCTCAATGAGGGTCCACCCTGAAGCCGGCTGACCACACCGCCGAGCCAATGCCGAATGGGACGAGGCACGATATTACGGAG from Nitrospirota bacterium includes:
- a CDS encoding glycosyltransferase, producing MPVVVAELAGSAAYGGGERYLELLFERLDRTRYRSLLICPEPGSFIGRMEARGVETHLVHLAPLFNPFALWRLSRLLVQERVTILQTHGARSNFYGRIAGRLAGVPVIISTVHNSLKDYEVSVFTRWVYAAALRLTLALVQRVICVSDATRRDLIDECSAAVAKVQVVHNGIDPSDFSAQPDRQKIRRELGLGQRPVLVTIARLTAAKGHRYLLEALPGLLNRWPELCCLFVGEGELQDALQRTARELGVERACLFVGVRTDIADILASADLFVLPSISEGFPFVLLEALAIGCPVVASMVNGIPELIENGKTGLLVPARDHQALARAIQALLSDPVAASRMGAAGRTVVREQFTADRMVANTTAIFDAAVQDAGGPLSVQRQVIA
- a CDS encoding WbqC family protein, which translates into the protein MRVTIHQPQFLPWLGYLDKIDQADLFIALDTVQFKKNEWQNRNRIRTADGCQWITVPVIHRFGQLVKDVRINQTVNWRAQHLRALEIHYAKAPFRDRYLPELRSLYEAPWERLHDVNLAVIRWLLGAFGITTPVRCASEWEAREEPTDRLIDLCHAVGASVYLSGPGGDAYLDVPRFESSGLTLEMQRFQHPLYGQVYEPFMPAMSAIDLLCCCGPEALTRLREAQAGQNVNAVTKQ
- a CDS encoding glycosyltransferase, with the translated sequence MNVVLFSEVTVERVIGGAERVLLQQSLGLAKLGHQVRVIVRAPCESAEATCSIGNVTERRYPVTRTSEPAFVWSSVQNSLRAFDVMGQTGPIDVGVIHQSLAGLGPILSRYRRVGRWVYVCHSLAHEEYLTRAERAPSTLERIRRKLSARARRWIERMVMRRCHHVVVLSEFMKRQVIAAHGIAPKDITVVPGAADLALFYPAEDRAEVRRELKIPENRTVLFTVRNLVPRMGLEHLIEAMTLLGEERRNLLLLIGGEGPLRQRLEELICSKGLQDSVQLLGFVPEEQLAKYYQASDLVVMPTLQLEGFGLVTVEALACGTPVMGTPVGAIPEVLSTVDPLLVTEGTDGGSLATTLRLWLTRFREQPGERERLSKKGREVVERRFNWEAHTAQLDRLFAAGSKAGQVTGARKVIHVITRLDYGGSAQNTMLTALGHDPEQFEPLVVAGYPGSWDAQGGQAATEENCRRLDQAGVRWLLLPSLTRAVHPLKDLQALWQLIGLFRREQPALVHTHTSKAGVVGRMAAWLARVPVIVHTPHGHVFYGHFGPFRSWLFLQIERGLSLITDRLIALTDAERQDHLDRTVGRADRFAVVPSGIDREKFGQARAHGKQQPDWFGCPADALVVGSVGWLTDIKGHEHLIEAIAALKQDFPSLHLVIVGSGGRQDALLQQAESLGIRDAVHLLGHREDVDICLAGMDLFVLPSLNEGMGRALIEAMASGLPVIASRVGGIPTVVDHERTGLLVSPGDAGALAGALRRMLERPEWARQLGVAASRSVDSRYGSRSMVHAIESIFAEALTVHG
- a CDS encoding PIG-L deacetylase family protein, encoding MATERRVPMRILAIGAHPDDIEAGCGGTLLKYAQKGHRIFLLVMTSGDKGGASGIRKREQARSAKQLGVEKIYWGGYKDTAVPMGLDVIQKIEQVVQEVQPHFIFSHYHDDTHQDHRHLAMSTITATRYTKNVLFYEGPTTQNFSPTVFVDIDQVVEAKVKSIEAHVSQVKKTNIEGLSIVDVIRAGAHFRGIQGRVKNAEGFVPLRLFINIGV
- a CDS encoding class I SAM-dependent methyltransferase, producing MKTAVMPETEQISCPCGSQVLPIKVFQTPTRRYVRCPDCELVFLNPRPLTTKVEEFYREDYDEAYGEIEASSDRDPVFESVARRLAQYRQPPGRLLDVGCGDGAFLLLCQSAGWSCYGLELSKRAAARAVRRGVTVLPPDSLERIGECEPFDVISLVNVLETVASPATVLRQVAGALAPSGLVVIRATNGAFHLPMRTPARWVGSRYDQAFHLFLYSPEALRSLLQGIGLETIAIHNSVPSRGPLTPANPWMSRLKWRIGAAAFWSCAELLYRVTGGRVVWAPSFELIARRNEGLS
- a CDS encoding glycosyltransferase family 39 protein, whose translation is MTQVNDARSAGRWSPTALLLLAGLLGLLARAWMISHTPRQGYAVDDLFDTLAWNLASIGRFTLDGSTPSAHVGPLYPAVLAAFYHLVGHRPDWVPYLHVVFDIGTSSCIYLVGTRLFGSWTGAIAASVMFLYPTYWTYDPRIRSESLLTLLMSAWLWATIVSIESRRLRHFAIMGMFAGLSLLCKPAAMLLGIGVVALAYGGAETIGCKTRSATVYLLACLLIVMPWTIRNYLTFDAVMPVSAGVGAGLWMGSDPVSRGSWPMSNETELQIWETAGITPLPHAYAMYEVSTDQLLREKGWARIREAPVRYLWLTLTRMFDFWIGNSYYLVNSDQGFVSSLSKDVADRGWLVASYSVGKRLLLIPGLVLLAVWSAWSHRTRWQELLPLYLFPIGLMSGYVLFTVEAGRYALPVLPCLMVLSVAGLAHVRLSRMSGRHR
- a CDS encoding methyltransferase domain-containing protein; translation: MGYDLTRSQFNRLVRAYQPSRYETFGAEDARFTTPMNHALKSRDRLHVALRSGLQRLPEGPQTIVDFGPFPGSLLRLLRGIQPTKTARLFGAGLMASPEFVQFMKQDADVEILTVNLDPAGQQFTSKGYQETVPLPDSSAQLVFALEIVEHLISPFHLMTEAYRLLKPGGHVVITTPNVTRIGNIFKLLVGRSPNDRLAPPGYNDPNDEWRPHAREYAMHELAEMLRHVGFEIALSRFFLGEDTQDCQQTARQSAIDWTKLPFYLVPHLRGSLLILGRKP
- the asnB gene encoding asparagine synthase (glutamine-hydrolyzing), which encodes MCGICGLVGDNDPVLLERMLARLIHRGPDDEGMHSAAGVALGARRLRVIDPRGGHQPVRNESGSVWAVLNGEIYNYRELREELIRKGHRFQSDCDTEVLVHLYEEEGPEGVYRLRGMFAYAIWDRERELVLLVRDRLGIKPLYYSVQPGHAGAAHRVLFSSELPSLLEGLPDWRIRPQAIADFLSLLYVPGPDTLVEGVYQLRPGEALKIVRGRLEFWRYYRPEEEVLRQVEFQQGDQREQFRSMLRDSVQAHLISDVPLGLFLSGGLDSASILACMREVIPGSIKTFSIGYEAPEDQSYNELKAARLLATHFGTDHTEALLRPDAVSLLPRVVAGMGEPFADSSAIPTYLVSEVARQSVTVALSGIGGDELFGGYPRYLGIRAAAQYAALPVAMRTWFAARAESLSDGSGSRNALGRIKRFLLDGNRPLHEQYLRWTTFQPAGWDGPLLADGLRMAVADRSALHNLGRLFDQWPSDEPADRAMGVDLQTYLPDDLLRMGDRMSMAHSLELRVPFCDHHLLAFACSLPAATRLQGWKLKGFMRSALRDLLPSSIVSGPKRGFMLPLGRWLREDLREMSRDLLSDEAIRRRGYVDPSYVQWLLAEHQSGRRNFTDQIYALMVLELWHRQVAQPVSNQTMGVGAA